The genomic interval tcataattcaattaaaatccatataagtgttttaatccgttttaatctttaaaaattcataactaattcatcttagctcggatttagttggttcaagtctctaaatttttctaaaattgagatctacatgttaaaaatatccacatgtactgttcatacttgtttatgtgctgttttggtgttttgctcttttctgtttagattccgacgtttccggagagtccgttttcgcaggagaagaatttgaagagttccaaggccagcaaggcaagtcacacagatcccaaacaacccctttgagcatgttgatcccatttaaagctattgtttctattcaactattgcatttattttcgaatgtcattgggtggaattaacctattgtttgttatagcccttttgttcttgattactttattccttgataccttgggttcttataaattgactagttgagctttatatattggttcagctagatattagatgtgattgcttagccatgcttagaaacattagcacactattgggataacttatgactccctattattcaatgatggcttaatgataactcatgatggttaatcatgattggttaattaattaatttgcctactaaaacctgttaatggtgggttgtgagcacatggttttgatggtcgtgctcatgacaattaaggaccggttcacgagtttcggttgtgaaacattaaccgtgccaaccacaagccagcgtgggcaacggctttaccttttgtatagcatggttcattgcggggcaccagactgagaagtggcggagataagcccacgggggtcgctggggagtccatgccttgtttataagggggtgattatgatccaggaacggtgcgctgtggtggattgtgttgtgcgaggggtactgtcacagctcctttctgaggtaccgtggtggtatcaaggcgcatggtgacatgtcgtggggctgtgtcttgtgggtacagtggtacacctctagccagagtaaagctattcgaatagccgtgcccgcggttatgggcgggtttaacaatgtctttcgtgattagtctcatacctctcatcataataaaagatactatgactggtaataatttgattagctcctggtttggaatggaatattcctggtttggagatagaactgtgcagccgggattggttgttcagaatggttgggcttatgcaacagggtatgttgtatagcgttggaataatattgtttaattattactcaactgttttactaaattctgaaatgtttattaaatgctgtttatgcaaatgaaaccctattatgccatcctttgttatcctgtgcacttgcatatttgctgcgtggcttgctgagtatgtcatatactcaccttgcaatcattcatcagaggaggagttctgcagtgatgctgatggtgtggaggattaggtgtagccctggtcaagctgcctgtggagtggaatcgtctgcgctgtttatcttattttccgctgcttagatctttattgattgagaggaactatctacctctgtaatgacattctattcgcttattaattagagtaataattgtactctattatcaatttgttattgtgtgcctcggctgattcctggacgagggttcgtgcacatgtaagcgtttggaattttggatagaaattccgggcgtgacagtagACTACTTGTTATAGATTCTTTTTAAGTTTTGtaaaaacatttaatttatccatCCAATTAAGTAATAATACATTCAATAAATCATTTTAAAGCGGGCCAAAATTACAAAGCTCGATCAAAATCTTCTATGGCTATGTTTAGATCCttttgtaaaatttttcaccctgtcacatcaaatgtttggatacatacatggagtattaaatataaacgaaaaaataactaattacacagattacgtgtaaattgcatgACGAATCTTTcaagcctaattactccatgatctgacaatgtggtgctacagtaaatatttgctaatgacggattaattaggctaaataaattcgtttcgcagtttacagacggattctgtaatttgttttgttattagtttacgtttaatatttaaaatGTGCGTCCGTATGTttgatgtgacacgtcaaaactttacacccatatATCTTAACACAGCCAATATACAGTAGGAGTATTTGTTTGGTTGATGCATCGTTTCCTGTTTAGTTTGCTCTACTTGTTTGGTTACGCGTTCCTAGGGTATCCTGATCCTCCCATTAATGTGCAGGTGGATGAAATGTTGGATACCACTATTCTAAGCTTGGTCAGGATCAGTTTGTAATCCAACCATGGTCGTGTTTAACCATGgtcgtgtttagattcaaattttttccttcaaactttcaacttttccgtcacattaaatgtttggacatatacatggagtattaaatatggacggaagaaaaaaccaattgcacactttgcatgtaaatcgcgagacgaatcttttgagcctaataacgccatgatttgacaatgtgatgctatattagacatttgctaatgacggattaatgaggcttaataaattcatctcgtagtttacatgcaaaatctgtaatttgttttgttattagtcaatgtttaatactttaaatatgtgactgtatacttaaaaaaaattttagcacacgaactaaacacagcccataACCCAGTATAAAATCCTATCAGTTTTAACCTATCAGTTTTAAGATGTTGAAGTGAAACCGTCCTGTCTAATTTAGTACTAGTACTTCCTCATAATTTGATTCATTTTATATAGAGGGTAGCTGGTACGGAATACATATTACCCGTAATGAAACCCCTAGTTCTGTATTCTGAAGTAATGGATCACACGTCCTCCAGgagctcttcctcttctccgagTACGCCACTAGCAGAGCCATACTAAACagtatatttacaaataaaaaataatttataaataaaatttttatatacgtgtttgaTTTAAAAGtaaaagctaaaaaataaactttgatgaaaacattaaaatcaactctaaatataaaaataaaactttaaatttttactgataagtataaacataaacGAAAAGATAATTACTCCTTCCACCTCACCCTCCCTATGTATAGCGACTAGCAAAGCCGTATTCCTCCCACAATAATCTCTTACCATTAATTCCCTAGAGAGACCAGACAAGTTAGGTAAAATCACCGGCTACACCACCACCAATCCTGCTTATAATCTCAACATTCTTCCGACCAAACACACCACCTTTAATCTTTACACGCTCACCCACTCCGTGACTTCTCCACTGTAGCATCTGTAGCACCAGGTCCCCCATGTCCATGCATCCACTCGACCGAAGCTTACCCTCGCCGAGTTTTTACTCACCCTCGCGTGgccgcctgcctgcctgcctgcctcggTCGGAAGCAGGGCGGATCCAACATGGGTGCAGGGACTCGAGTCTCCCCTACCTCCACATATGGATACCTTCGGAGCACCCCTTCAATTTTGTTAtcatgaatgataaactaagGTTCTTAAAtagctggaggttgaagaaactaTATAATTAAGCCCCTTTAACTTTTTGTTTCTGGATCCACCCTGGTCGGAAGCAGAGCAATCACACGTACTAGAGCGCAGTCGCGGCCCCGTGAATGCGGCGGGGGGCAGCGTTTCTCAACCGCGAATCGGTCTCGTGCCGTTGCGTTGCCGCTTTCACCGATGGGGGCACACCCTCGCGTTGCAACGCATCTCGTTGCCGCTTTCACCGATGGGTACCTTCGCGGATGCGATGCGAGTGTGTGCAACGCGAACGTTCTACCTGCAGATAGTGATTCTTTACCACACGCGCCGCGGCGATATATATGTAGGAGAAGGATATATACTACTATTTTTCCTTCCCGTTCTGGTGCCAAAAGAGAAAGACCCTCCGGCAAATCCGTCGGTGCGACCGTGTACATACGCGCGGCGCGAGGGTAGGCATCGAATCTTGCAGGCTCGATTGGCTGTGTTTGGGTTGGTCACGACACGATCGATCTGGTAGAACGTACTGTACGTAGATACGGAGTCTAGGGTAGCGGCAGCACGGGCTTTTGGTTAAGCGCGAAGAGATTTCGCGAATTATTACGTGTGTGGTCCTGTTGCAAGGAGCTACTACTACTATCACTATGCTTGCATGCTGAGACAAGCATTGTTCCTAAGGGACCCACCTAGAGGCTAGAGTAGAAGCTGCTAGCTAGCGCACGGCGGAACGTACCGACCGGGAGGGAACGTAAAGGTGGGGAACCTGTTTATGTGAAGATTTGCGGTGCCCTTTATGGTCCAACAAGTAGTTGCAAGTTGGGTGTGATACGATATGAGACTTGGTGACCTGGTACTCCTACCGTCCTAGTAcgtggtagtagtagtacgtgGAGCATCTCTCTTGCTGTGATATGAGCAAAGGCGAGCTGATCAGTGGTGCAACAAGAGGGCACGGCATTACTCTCAGTCGAGAAACTGAAGCTACTCCACCGTGAACTCATTTTACTCGTCACACGATCCACCAAGCAAAACTCGGAGCCCGTACTGGCGCGTCGCGCACCGCGCGCGCTAAACTTCACGTGCGATGCGACACCTACATGTACACGGAACGTGACGCACCCTGCAACAATCGCGCTCGCGCGTCGCTGGCTGCGTGCGCTGCGACCGACGCGCGCGCGGGTGACTGGGCGACTGGCTACCACCACCGAGAGGCCGTGCCTGCACGGTGCGGTGAGATAATAGAAGAGGAATACTCACATATTAGTGCCCTTCTAATAATATATTAACGTGCAATCTTTTTACGcgtccgtaaaaaaaacatatcagtGACTATAATATTAGTAATAATATTGTTCTACAGGAAGTATCAATGTTCCGGTCCGTGCGGTGCCGGTGGGTGTTATAACAATATTGTTATCCCATGCACTGACGTGTACTAATCTGTTTAAGAAAATCTAATCTTAAAGATGTATTTGGACATAATATGTTCAGATACATTTGTaggattgtattttttttttaatggtgaGGGTAAGATTCACATGTTAGGGGCTGCAATCTTTGTAACATTATTGTTCTGCCGCAAGCATCAGCGCTCCGGGCGTTGCGTGAGTGCAAACGCGTCGTATCCCTCTAGCTAGGCTCTAGTGAGCGCTGTCCCGGGAAACAGATCTCAGCGGGCCGAGCTACCAATTGGTTGTTGTTTAGACATCTGTTACGTGCTACTCATTGCTACGGTCTACGGCAATCGTGTAGTCACTTCAATTCGGATACGTACGCACTGGGGCACAGGATTGTGTAGCGGTACAAGTACGCTAGTAGTATATGTATAGGTTACAGTACTAATGTTTCACCATAAACGGCGTCCAATTGACCCTCAGACTGTTTCCCTTTCACCACagatttttcttccttttttcttgtggtgaaaccatTACAGTAGAGTAGATTTAAATTTTGTGTTACACAGCCAATTTTCGCAGTGGCAGGACAAATGGAACGAGCGTGACATGCTACGTGAGAGGGGGTAAAAACTATACAAAGGATGAGATGACGACAGAGTTTAAAAGGCCACTCCACTCCCAGTCCCACAGCCCATGGCAGAAACACATGAATGGCCACGCAAATATTCGGACACGCCTATAAGGCTATAACCCGCATGTGTACCGTGTACAGTCTCCTTTTCGTCGCGACCAACTGACCAAGCTAGGGACCGTGCACGTGCCATGCGTGGTTAGCCGGCCGGCCAGCTCCCCTTCTTTGTTGCGACGCACTCGGATTCGTGTGGCTTTCATAGCAAAGCCACGAAAGACTGGACGAGAGAAAAGTGAATTACTACTACTGTGTGtcgaatgatcaaatatgtaCTAAATCATGACAACACAGTAAGCCAGTAACAGTAGTGAGTAAGAGGCTAAGAGCTGAGTGACAACACACTGACAATACGTACGTGTTGGGCTGTTTCTTTCGTCCGATTTGACCACCTCGGGCAGCCACGCCTATTCGCCTTCACGATATAGGATCATTTGTTGGAAGCCCCATACGTACCTTCGTGGATCCAATCCATGACTCGGACTGCGGGGATTCActtgaaaacttttttttcttttgaaaacttCACTTGAAAACTTGGTCAACTTCAGTTTTTAACAAAGTTTCAACATTTTATAAATCCAACGCAAATAAATTTTTGGAGTTCATCACCCCTCCAGTGTTTGGATTCGATATCCTTCATCCGTcaaccttcttcttcctcctcgagctcgtttttcttttctcctcagGCAACCAGACATTACCGGTCCTCAGCTGAGGGTTTAATTATCACGCGATGCGAGAACAGGAAATAGGAAGAGAATGATGCTGCTTTTAGTTGACGTGTGTGgctttctgtttttgttttctcttgGTATAAACGGGATATTAACTCGTactgatatactccctccgtttcaaaatgtttgacgccgttgactttttattacatgtttgaccgttcgtcttattcaaaaaatttaagtaattattaattcttttcctatcatttgattcattgttaaatatatttttatgtaggcatataattttacacatctcacaaaaaagtttttgaataagacgaacggtcaaacatgtgctaaaaagtcaacggtgtcaaacatttcgaaacggagagagtatatatgtatCATCCTGTTATACCACCCGATAACAGCTTATACTGACAAGTATCGAATATGATATCCACCTATATTATCATTCGTGGTACAGAAGCACTCAATTTGATGCAATATTTTCTTCTCCATATTCAGCCTACAAAAAGATCCTCAGTAGCAATagaagtaggaaaaaaaaaagtcaagaaCGTGCATTTTCATTTTATAAATTTGCATTGATATACATTACCATAGGAAAATTGTGATAAATATACTCGTTCCGCGCGCGCGAAAATACAAGTAGGTGACACGTGTGGTGCGAAGCTGCAGGACGGATAACTGGGACTGTCCCGCATCCAAAAACGCGACCTAGAAACGTGGCAACCCACTGGCCATCGGTATCGACACGGTCCCACGACTCAGGCGTGCAAGAGGCGCGATCCTGTGGCCTTGTTCCCGCAAACCCGACTCGGTGCCACGCGCCCGAGTCACAGGACGTGCCGCTCTACCGACACATAGGACCGCCCCAAACAATCGGTCCCACATCTCCGCACCATGTCGTGTGAGCTGCTCCGCATCCTGCGTCATGATAAGTGTTTATTTTCACAAATTCTCCGAATGTATGTATATAACgtaaattcttaaaaaaaattgtgcattcCTAAATTGTTTTCACTAGAAATTATACAAATAGTCCGCCGCTAGTTTGTTACCCGCTTGCGACTTTTCTGACACCATATGTGCCCGCTGCTTCAACTGTTACCACACACGCATATGACACCATTCTACTTTGGCCACTGCTGcatgttcgacgaaatgcccaCGCGAGTACGCCACTAAGATTCGCCCCGCATCTACGTCGATTCCCCGGTTCCCCCTCGCTTCCCGTCGAGGAATCCGGCGAGATCGAGGCGCCCCGCGCTAATCCGGCGATCCTCGCCGTCCCGCCCCGGCTGGATCTCCGTGCTGGGTGGGGGGCGGCCGCGGCCTTGATGGTACTTTGGATCCggagggcgaggaggcggcggcgatgagcaggctggcgtcggcgtcggggcTCCACCGGCTGCGGCGGTCGCCATGGGAGGTGCTGTGGTCGGGGCTGGCCTCCTGCGGCCTCACGCTCCTCTCGCAGCTCGCCGTGGCCATGGTGCCCCGCCtcttcccttccctctccctcctcgccatGCTCCCCGTCGCAGGTTCGTGCCCGCTTGCTTCCTTTTGCTCCCCCACCCCCACGCGTCTGATTATGTGCGAATTTTGATGTGGTTTGGTTGCGTGGTGCGCAGGCGTGGTGTTCCTGGCCGTCATCGTGGTGGGCAGGTTCTGGAGGAGGTTCATCGGAGTGGCGGCATCGGCGCCGCTGTTCGTACTGTTCAACATCCTCTTCTTGTGGGGCGTCTACGTGTTTGTCATCCGGGGAGGTGAGGTTATGGAGCATTGCATCAGTTGGACTCCGTAGGATGGGCAGCATTCGCGATCTCTAGTGTTAGAACTTGCATAGTAGTTTGCCGTTGTGATATGGCATTGTTCTGAGTAGAAGGAAAGCATTATTGACAATGCAATGCACTGGATAATGTCTATTGGTATACGCATATGGCATTTTTGTGGTGTCGCGTCGATTTGGGTGAAGTTAATCACCTTTCCTGGTGAGTTGCACTGCACAGCTTAGCTAAATACATGTCACTTCAGTACGATTTAGGGCTCAATGCAGTGTTCATAGGTTGCCATAAATGGGTCTAGGCATGTAGCTTGTTAACCTTTGATATTTGGAAATTTATTGCATTTATGATGTCACCTGGTAGTAGTATATAGGTGATGAGTGTATCTAGTTTCTGTAATGTTTCTATAATTGGTTGTTTGCTTTGCAGGCACTTCTTCCCTGTTAGATATGGTAATTAATGCTGAATGTGCAATGCTTTTGTTTGGACTTTACAGGTTAGCTCTTCTGAATGTTCTTTCACAATGCACTTAGCTAAGTCTAAGATACATTAGTCCATTTACATTATTGCTGTGCAATTCATAAGCTTAAGTTTACTGATATTAGCGAATTATTACCTTGAGGATGGAGGGTTTAGTTCTGTTTCCCGACTGCAGGATATTTTCTGGTGATCCTGGCATTGTGACCTATGAATCTTCATTTTTCGAAGAAGCTGGCTGTAAGGATTTTGTGGAAGCTATATGCCCGAGTGAGGTGCTGAGGAATTAGATATTTAAATGGTTCTCTTATTTTTAGTTACTAATAATACGAGACGTTGAGTTGTTGCATTAACATGTTGACATGTATTCCTCTTTTTTGCTATAGAAATTTTCATCACTTCCAAGGGTAAGGCACTGTAACTGCTGCAAAGCAAATGTTAGAGGTTATGATCACCATTGTCCTGCATTTGGTAACTGCATAGGTATAATGTCCCATTCTTTTGTGTGGAGTTTTCTTTATCATATGTTATAAGCACATATTCTGAATTGCAGTGTGTATTCTGCAGGACAGAAAAATCATCGGCTGTTTATGGCCCTTTTGACAGGCTTTGTTGTCGCTGAATCGACATATACAACGTGTTCAACTAAATGTATGTATCTTAACCTCCTTGCTCTGTAAAAATGAGTTATCAGTTTTCTTGAGTTAGCAATCTGCATTGCTTTAATAACCATAACAATATTCTATCGTTCAACTAACGATAGCGAACGTGTAACAGCTATTTATGGATTTTTCACATGTCATTTAGCA from Oryza glaberrima chromosome 3, OglaRS2, whole genome shotgun sequence carries:
- the LOC127769073 gene encoding uncharacterized protein LOC127769073 produces the protein MSRLASASGLHRLRRSPWEVLWSGLASCGLTLLSQLAVAMVPRLFPSLSLLAMLPVAGVVFLAVIVVGRFWRRFIGVAASAPLFVLFNILFLWGVYVFVIRGGTSSLLDMVINAECAMLLFGLYRIFSGDPGIVTYESSFFEEAGCKDFVEAICPSEKFSSLPRVRHCNCCKANVRGYDHHCPAFGNCIGQKNHRLFMALLTGFVVAESTYTTCSTKYITRCINSGTIRSENPMSVNMVIGTMLFSVLQVLWQAVFLIWHIYCICFNIKTDEWINWKKYPEFQMKEQPQSDSGVKFVNPYDKGVLCNIIEFLKPK